In the genome of Methanofollis sp., one region contains:
- a CDS encoding roadblock/LC7 domain-containing protein, which yields MLKQILTEFLRLDGVTAAVVVGRDGFVIEDAISGDIDTDALGAMASTGMGTSEAMGTELGKGILNQMLVELESGPILLSPLSEDELIAIVAGDRANIGRIRYELKKNKERIIAAL from the coding sequence ATGCTCAAACAGATCTTGACGGAGTTTCTCAGGCTTGATGGTGTGACCGCTGCTGTTGTCGTCGGGCGGGACGGGTTTGTGATCGAGGACGCAATCTCCGGGGATATCGACACCGATGCCCTCGGCGCCATGGCATCGACAGGTATGGGTACCTCCGAAGCGATGGGTACCGAACTCGGCAAAGGGATTCTCAATCAGATGCTTGTTGAACTGGAGAGCGGGCCCATCCTCCTCTCTCCTCTTTCTGAGGACGAACTCATCGCCATCGTTGCCGGTGACCGCGCCAATATCGGCAGGATCCGGTACGAGTTGAAGAAGAACAAGGAACGGATCATCGCAGCCCTGTAG
- a CDS encoding Ni/Fe hydrogenase subunit alpha yields MTRLTISPVTRIEGHAEVRIDLDEKGEVSSAHFNVVELRGFEKFLLGAAVEEAPRITPRICGICPTSHHVAAAMATDQIFGAELPATAKKLRELLMAGQYIHSHALHFFMLAAPDFLLGDAPAEERNVIGLAKKVPEIAKKAIEVRKLGQRITEAVGGKPIHPSNAIPGGMSRPLSEDQRQTLLASAQAGLAVAEEGWETARGIMDGVDLSLGAVETAFMGLSDNGVHSVLGGEVKILGKDGSPAGSFTGQEYARQIREYSEDWSYLKFCRLAGGDHYRVGPLARLNIVQSMGTPKADAALAEYHETFGACTQTTLAYNIARYVEFLGACEKAVALLEDPAITGTDVRTPVTGIAAKRGVGIVEAPRGTLIHDYTVDEQGMIEKCNLIVATCQNNYAMDRGIEDVARKVIVGGELTEAASNRIETVIRAYDPCISCATHALGRMPMRIRVVQQSGSGHEIIQEKEVN; encoded by the coding sequence TTGACGCGGCTGACCATCTCGCCGGTGACCCGGATCGAGGGGCACGCAGAGGTGCGGATCGACCTCGACGAGAAGGGCGAGGTATCGAGCGCCCACTTCAATGTCGTCGAACTCCGCGGCTTCGAGAAGTTCCTGCTCGGTGCGGCCGTCGAGGAGGCGCCGAGAATCACCCCACGGATCTGCGGTATATGCCCCACCTCCCACCATGTGGCGGCGGCCATGGCGACCGACCAGATCTTCGGCGCAGAACTACCTGCCACCGCAAAAAAACTCAGGGAACTCCTGATGGCCGGGCAGTACATCCACTCGCACGCCCTCCACTTTTTCATGCTTGCTGCACCCGACTTCCTCCTTGGCGACGCTCCGGCAGAGGAGAGGAATGTCATCGGGCTTGCGAAAAAGGTCCCCGAGATCGCAAAAAAGGCGATCGAGGTGAGAAAACTCGGCCAGCGGATCACTGAGGCCGTCGGCGGCAAACCGATCCACCCGAGCAATGCCATCCCCGGCGGCATGTCCCGCCCCCTCTCCGAAGACCAGCGTCAGACGCTCCTTGCATCGGCACAGGCAGGCCTTGCCGTTGCTGAAGAGGGATGGGAGACGGCGCGGGGGATCATGGACGGCGTCGACCTCTCCCTTGGTGCGGTCGAGACGGCCTTCATGGGCCTCTCTGACAACGGGGTCCACAGCGTTCTTGGCGGCGAGGTGAAGATCCTGGGGAAAGATGGTTCCCCGGCAGGTTCGTTCACCGGCCAGGAGTACGCCAGGCAGATCCGGGAATACTCTGAGGACTGGTCGTACCTCAAGTTCTGCCGCCTTGCCGGCGGCGACCACTACCGGGTCGGCCCCCTCGCGCGGCTGAACATCGTGCAGTCCATGGGCACGCCGAAGGCCGATGCCGCCCTTGCCGAATATCACGAGACCTTCGGCGCCTGCACCCAGACGACCCTCGCCTACAACATCGCGCGATATGTCGAGTTCCTCGGTGCCTGCGAGAAGGCCGTCGCCCTCCTCGAAGACCCGGCCATCACCGGCACCGATGTCAGGACACCTGTCACCGGCATCGCGGCAAAGCGCGGCGTTGGGATCGTCGAAGCCCCGCGCGGCACCCTCATCCATGATTACACGGTGGACGAGCAGGGCATGATCGAGAAGTGCAACCTCATCGTCGCCACCTGCCAGAACAATTACGCAATGGACAGGGGTATCGAGGACGTTGCCCGCAAGGTGATCGTCGGCGGTGAACTGACCGAAGCCGCATCGAATAGGATCGAAACCGTCATCCGTGCCTATGATCCATGCATCTCCTGTGCAACCCATGCCCTGGGTCGGATGCCGATGCGGATCCGGGTGGTACAGCAGTCCGGCAGCGGTCATGAGATTATTCAGGAAAAGGAAGTGAATTAA